The following coding sequences lie in one Clarias gariepinus isolate MV-2021 ecotype Netherlands chromosome 27, CGAR_prim_01v2, whole genome shotgun sequence genomic window:
- the igfbp3 gene encoding insulin-like growth factor-binding protein 3 isoform X2, which translates to MKPLLRSAQLSSMALWLTALFAALERTVHAAGPVVLCEPCDAGALGQCKPLPRDCAERVREPGCGCCLTCALREGQACGVYKGRCGAGLRCLHRPGESKPLLALLEGRGVCTRVKPKVDQPKEPIEESPPTTTIAPVSKGSEVVQETAAATDSGVEDSMQKTELDHKGPKLYNKINMIHMEEFRQKQIYKVEPVTKGVHPDIHNFSLESKRESEYGPCRRDVESLLKSLRISSVLNPQAFPIPNCDRRGFYKKKQCRPSKGHKRGQCWCVDKYGQPLPGYEGKEHSQVHCYN; encoded by the exons ATGAAGCCCTTACTCCGTTCCGCCCAGCTCAGCTCGATGGCGCTCTGGCTGACGGCGCTGTTTGCGGCTCTCGAGCGCACGGTGCATGCTGCCGGTCCCGTGGTGCTATGTGAGCCGTGTGACGCCGGTGCGCTCGGCCAGTGCAAGCCGCTGCCACGTGACTGCGCCGAGCGGGTGCGCGAGCCGGGATGCGGCTGCTGTCTGACGTGCGCGCTGCGAGAGGGCCAGGCGTGCGGCGTGTACAAGGGGCGCTGCGGCGCCGGACTGCGCTGCCTACACCGGCCCGGGGAGAGCAAACCGCTGCTGGCGCTGCTGGAGGGAAGAGGGGTGTGCACCAGAGTCAAGCCCAAAGTCG ATCAACCCAAGGAACCTATAGAAGAATCTCCCCCTACAACTACCATTGCACCAGTCAGCAAGGGCAGTGAGGTGGTACAGGagacagcagcagcaacagatTCAGGGGTTGAAGATAGCATGCAGAAAACAGAGCTGGACCATAAGGGGCCTAAGCTGTACAATAAAATCAACATGATCCACATGGAGGAATTTAGGCAAAAGCAAATCTACAAAGTGGAGCCAGTGACCAAAGGAGTCCACCCTGACATCCACAATTTCAGCCTGGAATCTAAAAGAGAGTCCGAGTAT GGCCCATGTCGCCGCGATGTGGAGAGCCTGTTGAAGAGTCTTAGGATATCCAGCGTGCTAAACCCTCAAGCTTTTCCCATCCCCAACTGTGACAGGAGGGGCTTCTACAAGAAGAAACAG TGTCGTCCATCCAAAGGCCATAAACGCGGTCAGTGTTGGTGCGTGGACAAGTATGGACAGCCTCTGCCAGGCTACGAGGGCAAAGAACACAGCCAAGTCCACTGTTACAACTAA
- the igfbp1a gene encoding insulin-like growth factor-binding protein 1a yields the protein MSGVFLKLLHAVVLGAVLSAPQLRASPLLEPIRCAECTAEREAECPPVEAGCTEVLREPGCGCCMACALKRGDACGVYKAPCGSGLRCLPAPGELRPLYALTRGYGVCTEIGEDVQTRTQPASAQPELDGYGRSEASAGSEAGSQIVVPSHIKPYDPWLLSGAQESMKSKGGSYRRKLVEQGPCHVELKRALEKIARTQQKLEEKLTKFYLPNCDKQGLYKSKQCESSLDGQRGRCWCVTPWNGKKIAGFSELPTDADCPHELNH from the exons ATGAGCGGAGTCTTTCTGAAGTTGCTCCACGCGGTGGTACTTGGCGCGGTCCTCTCAGCGCCACAGCTCCGCGCCTCGCCGCTCCTGGAGCCGATCCGCTGCGCCGAGTGCACCGCGGAGCGCGAGGCTGAGTGTCCGCCGGTGGAAGCCGGTTGCACTGAGGTGCTGCGGGAGCCCGGATGCGGCTGCTGTATGGCGTGCGCTCTTAAGCGCGGGGACGCGTGCGGCGTCTACAAGGCGCCGTGCGGCTCGGGGCTGCGATGCCTCCCCGCACCTGGAGAACTGCGGCCGCTGTATGCGCTCACACGGGGTTATGGCGTGTGCACTGAGATCGGGGAGGACGTGCAGACACGCACGCAGCCGGCGTCAG CTCAGCCCGAACTGGATGGTTATGGTCGGAGTGAGGCTTCTGCAGGTTCTGAAGCCGGCTCACAGATCGTCGTGCCGAGCCACATCAAACCCTACGACCCGTGGCTCCTCAGTGGCGCTCAGGAGAGCATGAAGTCTAAAGGGGGCAGCTACAGAAGGAAACTGGTCGAGCAG GGTCCTTGCCATGTGGAATTAAAAAGAGCTCTTGAAAAGATTGCTCGAACGCAACAGAAGCTGGAAGAGAAGCTGACAAAGTTCTACCTGCCTAACTGTGATAAACAAGGCCTGTACAAATCTAAGCAG TGTGAATCGTCTCTGGATGGCCAGAGGGGGAGGTGCTGGTGTGTGACGCCGTGGAATGGAAAAAAGATTGCGGGATTCAGTGAACTTCCCACAGATGCCGATTGCCCTCATGAGCTCAATCACTGA
- the igfbp3 gene encoding insulin-like growth factor-binding protein 3 isoform X1 — MKPLLRSAQLSSMALWLTALFAALERTVHAAGPVVLCEPCDAGALGQCKPLPRDCAERVREPGCGCCLTCALREGQACGVYKGRCGAGLRCLHRPGESKPLLALLEGRGVCTRVKPKVALDQPKEPIEESPPTTTIAPVSKGSEVVQETAAATDSGVEDSMQKTELDHKGPKLYNKINMIHMEEFRQKQIYKVEPVTKGVHPDIHNFSLESKRESEYGPCRRDVESLLKSLRISSVLNPQAFPIPNCDRRGFYKKKQCRPSKGHKRGQCWCVDKYGQPLPGYEGKEHSQVHCYN; from the exons ATGAAGCCCTTACTCCGTTCCGCCCAGCTCAGCTCGATGGCGCTCTGGCTGACGGCGCTGTTTGCGGCTCTCGAGCGCACGGTGCATGCTGCCGGTCCCGTGGTGCTATGTGAGCCGTGTGACGCCGGTGCGCTCGGCCAGTGCAAGCCGCTGCCACGTGACTGCGCCGAGCGGGTGCGCGAGCCGGGATGCGGCTGCTGTCTGACGTGCGCGCTGCGAGAGGGCCAGGCGTGCGGCGTGTACAAGGGGCGCTGCGGCGCCGGACTGCGCTGCCTACACCGGCCCGGGGAGAGCAAACCGCTGCTGGCGCTGCTGGAGGGAAGAGGGGTGTGCACCAGAGTCAAGCCCAAAGTCG CATTAGATCAACCCAAGGAACCTATAGAAGAATCTCCCCCTACAACTACCATTGCACCAGTCAGCAAGGGCAGTGAGGTGGTACAGGagacagcagcagcaacagatTCAGGGGTTGAAGATAGCATGCAGAAAACAGAGCTGGACCATAAGGGGCCTAAGCTGTACAATAAAATCAACATGATCCACATGGAGGAATTTAGGCAAAAGCAAATCTACAAAGTGGAGCCAGTGACCAAAGGAGTCCACCCTGACATCCACAATTTCAGCCTGGAATCTAAAAGAGAGTCCGAGTAT GGCCCATGTCGCCGCGATGTGGAGAGCCTGTTGAAGAGTCTTAGGATATCCAGCGTGCTAAACCCTCAAGCTTTTCCCATCCCCAACTGTGACAGGAGGGGCTTCTACAAGAAGAAACAG TGTCGTCCATCCAAAGGCCATAAACGCGGTCAGTGTTGGTGCGTGGACAAGTATGGACAGCCTCTGCCAGGCTACGAGGGCAAAGAACACAGCCAAGTCCACTGTTACAACTAA